In a genomic window of Saccharomyces paradoxus chromosome X, complete sequence:
- a CDS encoding uncharacterized protein (similar to YJL193W), with protein MFQRLSASIKHNAHIIFLCISWYFISSLASQVTKQVLTVCPLPLFLGEFQFIYTAMLAWFTCYIAYNSPGFYRIFPNGTFPEYYTDDREINRMTRKTSKLSSLIIPPSKPILQTVLPLGLFQFVGKYFGHTATSLVPVSTVASIKTLSPMFILLLQKLLKISTLKVTLTLIFSLFTLVLGVWIIVQEDNRSPASSNDLREFSKYGIICAMISMFIFVLQNIYGKTVFTYRSQTDVFQSDSGFSRQESPLPIYEKLDERLVAKKKPKSYDKLTLMIYISLVGFCLSFGWFITLEFPILFKYFFQIDSSPTVIKAFPVSLFLLNGSFHFIQAMITFHLLGEVSTLTYSIANLMKRFAIIAVSWVFIGRRITWLQVFGLVLNTLGLFLYERCTSQSKIKAKLRPE; from the coding sequence ATGTTTCAACGGCTGTCAGCATCCATTAAGCACAATGCACACATCATTTTTCTATGCATAAGCTGGTATTTTATTTCCTCGTTGGCATCTCAGGTAACGAAGCAAGTGCTAACGGTTTGCCCATTACCACTGTTTTTGGGTGAGTTTCAATTCATTTACACTGCTATGCTAGCGTGGTTTACGTGTTATATCGCATATAATTCCCCAGGATTTTATCGCATATTTCCTAATGGTACATTTCCAGAATATTATACTGACGACAGAGAAATTAACCGTATGACGAgaaaaacatcaaaattAAGCTCCCTCATTATACCACCCTCTAAACCAATCCTGCAAACGGTTCTACCTTTAGGCCTTTTCCAATTTGTGGGAAAGTATTTTGGACATACAGCTACCTCTTTGGTACCTGTTTCCACCGTTGCCAGTATAAAAACATTATCCCCCATGTTTATCCTTTTACTCCAAAAGCTTTTAAAGATATCTACTTTGAAAGTTACCTTAACTCTTATCTTTAGTTTATTCACTTTAGTTCTTGGGGTTTGGATTATAGTTCAAGAAGACAACCGTTCACCGGCCTCTTCTAATGATCTGAGAGAATTCTCTAAGTATGGTATAATATGCGCTATGATATCAATGTTCATTTTTGTCTTGCAAAATATATACGGCAAGACCGTATTCACGTACAGATCTCAAACAGATGTTTTTCAGAGTGATTCAGGATTCTCCCGACAAGAATCGCCTTTACCTATATATGAAAAGTTGGATGAAAGACTTGTtgcgaaaaagaaacctaAATCATATGACAAATTAACTCTAATGATTTATATCTCCCTCGTTGGATTTTGCTTATCATTTGGCTGGTTTATTACCTTGGAATTTCCTATActatttaaatatttttttcaaattgacAGCTCCCCTACAGTAATAAAAGCATTTCCagtatctttatttttattgaatggGTCCTTCCACTTCATCCAGGCAATGATAACATTCCATTTATTAGGAGAGGTCTCAACTTTAACATATTCAATAGCGAACCTGATGAAAAGGTTTGCCATCATTGCGGTGAGTTGGGTTTttattggaagaagaattacTTGGCTACAAGTTTTCGGTTTGGTCCTGAATACATTAGGGTTATTCCTTTATGAAAGATGCACATCGCAATCGAAAATCAAAGCGAAGCTGCGTCCCGAGTAA
- the SOP4 gene encoding Sop4p (ER-membrane protein~similar to YJL192C), whose protein sequence is MFSQIVVLLSAFIYVVSATAKTGTIKGRLDLAASNITGFVSTRTSFKLYQIGNFSTEYPYTSTTMFQDDEGNFEFANLPLNDGVNETTYYVMYPASMDFNLKPNRILIEFKNLENGSLQLSAFKNFFGREYFPSKDITYPEKLQPMKVDPYITVELLHKAPIRSYLQARNVSIFSTGIVGNILNSRWKLAGVITLIALVVFPIIVEKLDPETARAIREEAKRKQREKYAAVASK, encoded by the coding sequence ATGTTTTCTCAGATTGTTGTTTTGCTCAGCGCATTTATTTATGTTGTTAGTGCTACGGCCAAAACAGGAACTATTAAGGGTAGGTTAGATTTGGCAGCAAGCAACATCACCGGCTTTGTTTCAACTAGAACAAGCTTCAAACTTTACCAGATCGGCAATTTTTCGACAGAATACCCTTATACATCTACGACCATGTTTCAAGATGATGAAGGCAATTTTGAATTCGCAAATCTTCCACTAAACGACGGTGTTAATGAAACCACATACTATGTGATGTACCCAGCATCTATGGACTTCAATTTGAAACCAAACAGGATCCTTATTGAATTCAAGAACCTAGAAAACGGCAGTTTACAATTAAGTgccttcaaaaatttttttggaagagaGTATTTCCCATCAAAGGATATAACGTATCCAGAAAAGTTACAACCTATGAAGGTGGACCCTTATATTACAGTGGAGCTTTTACACAAAGCCCCAATAAGGTCTTATTTACAAGCCAGAAATGTCAGCATCTTTTCTACAGGTATTGTTGGTAATATCTTGAACTCACGTTGGAAACTGGCGGGTGTTATTACCTTAATTGCCCTTGTCGTTTTCCCAATCATAGTGGAAAAGTTAGACCCAGAAACAGCACGAGCTATCAGAGAGGaggcaaaaagaaaacaaagggAAAAATATGCTGCCGTTGCTTCTAAGTAG
- the ELO1 gene encoding fatty acid elongase ELO1 (Elongase I, medium-chain acyl elongase~similar to YJL196C), giving the protein MESDWKKFCLEKASGFRPTIDRPFFNIYLWEHFNRAVGWATAGRFQPKDFEFAVGKQPLSEPRPVLLFIAMYYVIIFGGRSLVKSCKPLKLTFISQVHNLMLTSVSFLWLVLMMEQMFPIVYRHGLYFAVCNVKSWTQPMETLYYFNYMTKFVEFADTVLMVLKHRRLTFLHTYHHGATALLCYNQLVGYTAVTWVPVTLNLAVHVLMYWYYFLSASGIRVWWKAWVTRLQIVQFMLDLIVVYYVLYRKIVAAYFKNSCLPHCEDCLGSMTAIAAGAAILTSYLFLFISFYIEVYKRGSASGKKRINKNN; this is encoded by the coding sequence ATGGAAAGtgattggaaaaaattttgccTCGAGAAAGCTTCTGGATTCCGTCCAACAATAGATAggcctttttttaatatttatttgtgGGAGCATTTTAACCGTGCGGTTGGGTGGGCCACTGCAGGTCGCTTCCAACCAAAGGATTTTGAGTTTGCCGTTGGGAAGCAGCCTCTGAGTGAACCTCGTCCAGTACTTCTTTTCATTGCTATGTATTATGTGATTATATTTGGCGGGAGGTCCTTGGTAAAGTCATGTAAACCTCTCAAGTTGACATTTATTTCTCAAGTTCACAACTTGATGTTGACAtctgtttcctttttatgGTTGGTGTTGATGATGGAGCAAATGTTTCCCATAGTGTATCGCCATGGGTTGTATTTTGCGGTTTGTAATGTTAAATCCTGGACGCAGCCTATGGAGACATTATACTATTTCAACTATATGACAAAGTTTGTAGAGTTCGCAGACACTGTTTTGATGGTGTTGAAACACAGGAGGTTGACTTTCCTACATACATACCACCACGGTGCTACAGCTTTGCTGTGCTACAATCAATTGGTTGGTTACACAGCAGTTACATGGGTCCCTGTCACCCTGAACTTGGCTGTTCATGTCCTTATGTATTGGTATTATTTCCTTTCTGCTAGCGGAATTCGTGTTTGGTGGAAAGCCTGGGTGACAAGACTGCAAATTGTACAATTCATGCTTGATCTCATTGTCGTTTATTACGTGCTTTATCGGAAGATCGTTGCTGCCTATTTCAAAAACTCTTGTCTTCCACACTGCGAGGATTGTTTAGGTTCGATGACAGCTATCGCTGCTGGTGCAGCCATTCTTACATCCTActtgtttttgttcatcTCTTTCTATATTGAGGTTTACAAACGTGGTAGTGCTAGTGGTAAGAAGAGGATCAACAAAAACAACTAA
- the CDC6 gene encoding AAA family ATPase CDC6 (Essential ATP-binding protein required for DNA replication~similar to YJL194W) has product MSAIPITPTKRIRRNLFDDAPATPPRPLKRKKLQFTDVTPESSPEKLQFGPQSIFLRTKALLQKSSELVTLNSNDGALPARTVEYEQVMDFLAKAISEHRSDSLYITGPPGTGKTAQLDMIIRQKFQSLPLSLSVACSKETPRHANPNLQNLSWFELPDGRLESVAVTTINCISLGEPSSVFQRIFDSFQDLNGPTLQVKNMQHLQKFLEPYHNRTTFVVVLDEMDRLLHSNTNETESVRTILELFLLAKLPTVSFVLIGMANSLDMKDRFLSRLNLHRGLLPQTIVFQPYTAEQMYEIVIQKMSCLPTIIFQPMAIKFAAKKCAGNTGDLRKLFDVLRGSIEIYELENRFLLSPTKKSVNSAQVPLTPMTSPVKKSCPQPQGKIGLNYIAKVFSKFVNNNSTRTRITKLNIQQKLILCTVIQSLKLNPDATIDESFDHYIKAITKTDTLAPLQRNEFLEICTILETCGLVSIKKTKCKGKTKRFVDKIDVDLDMREFYDEMSKISILKPFLR; this is encoded by the coding sequence ATGTCAGCTATTCCCATAACTCCAACTAAGCGTATCAGAAGAAATCTATTTGACGATGCCCCAGCAACGCCTCCACGgcctttgaaaagaaagaaattgcaGTTCACAGATGTGACGCCAGAATCGTCTCCAGAAAAATTGCAGTTTGGCCCACAGTCTATTTTTCTGAGGACGAAAGCTCTTTTACAGAAGTCATCTGAGTTAGTCACCTTGAATAGCAACGATGGAGCTTTGCCAGCAAGGACCGTAGAGTACGAGCAGGTTATGGATTTTTTGGCGAAAGCCATTTCTGAACACAGGTCCGATTCGCTATACATCACGGGCCCACCTGGCACTGGTAAGACTGCCCAGCTTGATATGATTATAAGACAGAAGTTCCAATCACTCCCACTCTCGTTGTCAGTGGCATGCTCGAAGGAGACACCGAGACATGCGAATCCAAACTTGCAGAACTTGTCCTGGTTCGAACTACCTGACGGCAGGCTAGAATCGGTGGCGGTGACCACTATTAATTGTATATCATTAGGAGAACCGTCTTCCGTTTTCCAGAGGATTTTCGATTCCTTCCAAGATCTGAATGGTCCAACTTTGCAAGTGAAAAACATGCAGCATTTACAGAAGTTCTTAGAGCCTTATCATAATAGGACTACGTTTGTGGTTGTGCTGGACGAGATGGACAGACTATTGCATTCTAACACAAATGAGACAGAATCGGTCAGGACTATTCTTGAATTGTTCCTTTTGGCGAAATTGCCTACCGTGAGTTTTGTGCTAATTGGTATGGCTAATAGTCTAGATATGAAAGATAGATTTCTTTCCAGGTTAAATTTGCATAGAGGATTACTACCGCAAACTATTGTATTTCAGCCATACACCGCTGAGCAAATGTATGAAATCGTCATACAAAAAATGAGCTGCCTACCGACTATCATCTTCCAACCCATGGCCATCAAATTCGCAGCAAAGAAGTGTGCTGGTAATACGGGTGACCTCAGGAAACTTTTCGATGTCTTAAGAGGAAGCATTGAGATTTATGAATTAGAAAACCGGTTCCTGCTTTCaccaacaaaaaaatcagtGAATTCTGCGCAAGTTCCTTTGACACCAATGACTTCACCGGTGAAAAAATCGTGCCCCCAACCACAAGGTAAAATAGGCTTGAACTATATAGCCAAAGTCTTCTCGAAATTCGTAAATAATAACTCTACGAGAACAAGAATAACTAAACTGAACAtccaacaaaaattaaTCCTTTGTACCGTAATCCAATCACTGAAGCTGAATCCCGATGCTACAATCGACGAATCGTTTGATCATTATATCAAAGCGATAACCAAAACGGACACTTTAGCACCATTGCAgagaaatgaatttttggaaatttgtACAATTTTAGAAACTTGTGGGCTGGTTTCAAtcaaaaagacaaaatgTAAAGGAAAGACCAAAAGATTTGTTGATAAGATTGATGTCGATCTCGACATGCGGGAATTTTACGATGAGATGTCcaaaatatcaattttGAAACCTTTCCTTCGCTAG
- the RPS22A gene encoding 40S ribosomal protein uS8 (Protein component of the small (40S) ribosomal subunit~similar to YJL190C): MTRSSVLADALNAINNAEKTGKRQVLIRPSSKVIIKFLQVMQKHGYIGEFEYIDDHRSGKIVVQLNGRLNKCGVISPRFNVKIGDIEKWTANLLPARQFGYVILTTSAGIMDHEEARRKHVSGKILGFVY, from the coding sequence ATGACCAGATCTTCCGTTTTAGCTGATGCTTTGAATGCCATTAACAACGCTGAAAAGACCGGTAAGCGTCAAGTTTTAATCAGACCATCCTCCAAGGTCATTATCAAGTTTTTGCAAGTTATGCAAAAACACGGTTACATTGGTGAATTTGAATACATCGATGACCACAGATCTGGTAAGATTGTTGTTCAATTGAACGGTAGATTGAACAAGTGTGGTGTTATTTCTCCAAGATTTAACGTTAAGATTGgtgacattgaaaaatggacTGCCAACTTGTTGCCAGCCAGACAATTCGGTTACGTCATCTTGACCACCTCTGCTGGTATCATGGACCATGAAGAAGCCAGAAGAAAGCACGTTTCTGGTAAGATTTTGGGTTTCGTTTACTAA